Proteins encoded together in one Thermomonospora curvata DSM 43183 window:
- the atpE gene encoding ATP synthase F0 subunit C, which produces MFLAEVTGNLGAIAYGLAAIGPGIGVGIIFGQGVQAIARQPELTNVIRTNMLLGFALTEALALIGFVVPFVHS; this is translated from the coding sequence ATGTTCCTTGCTGAAGTCACCGGTAACCTCGGCGCCATCGCCTACGGTCTGGCCGCCATCGGCCCGGGTATCGGCGTGGGCATCATCTTCGGTCAGGGCGTGCAGGCCATCGCCCGTCAGCCGGAGCTGACCAACGTCATCCGCACCAACATGCTGCTGGGCTTCGCGCTCACCGAGGCGCTGGCGCTGATCGGTTTCGTCGTGCCGTTCGTGCACAGCTGA